A stretch of Canis lupus baileyi chromosome 7, mCanLup2.hap1, whole genome shotgun sequence DNA encodes these proteins:
- the COL11A2 gene encoding collagen alpha-2(XI) chain isoform X1: MLPRGWLWGALGLAANRTAAGQAGIRCLRREPTLCIPASPLPLWPAGLPWDPGVHTPIFSFFFLRIQKSWDLGVPPVDVLRALRFPSLPDGVRRARGICPADVAYRVSRPAQLSAPTRQLFPGGFPKDFSLLTAVRTRPGLQAPLLTLYSAQGVQQLGLELGRPFRFLYEDQTGRPQPPAQPVFRGLSLADGKWHRVAVAVKGQSVTLIVDCKKRVTRPLPRSARPLLDTHGVIIFGARILDEEVFEGDIQELVIVPGVQAAYESCEQKELECEGAWREKPQKHRAQRSPKQQPSRLHRPQNQEPQQQSTESFYYNYETPYYDVMTTETTPDYQDPTPGEEEGILESSPLPSPEEEQTDLQVPSTADRFLTEEYGEGGTDPPAGPYDYTYGYGDDYREETELGPALSAETAPLGAAARGPRGLKGEKGEPAVLEPGMLVEGPPGPEGPAGLIGPPGIQGNPGPVGDPGERGPPGRAGLPGSDGAPGPPGTSLMLPFRFGSGGGDKGPVVAAQEAQAQAILQQARLALRGPPGPMGYTGRPGPLGQPGSPGLKGESGDLGPQGPRGPQGLTGPPGKAGRRGRAGADGARGMPGEPGVKGDRGFDGLPGLPGEKGHRGDTGAQGLPGPPGEDGERGDDGEIGPRGLPGESGPRGLLGPKGPPGIPGPPGVRGMDGPHGPKGSLGPQGEPGPPGQQGTPGTQGLPGPQGAIGPHGEKGPRGKPGLPGMPGSDGPPGHPGKEGPPGTKGNQGPSGPQGPLGYPGPRGVKGVDGIRGLKGHKGEKGEDGFPGFKGDMGVKGDRGEVGVPGSRGEDGPEGPKGRTGPTGDPGPPGLMGEKGKLGVPGLPGYPGRQGPKGSLGFPGFPGASGEKGARGLSGKSGPRGERGPTGPRGQRGPRGATGKSGAKGTSGGDGPHGPPGERGLPGPQGPNGFPGPKGPPGPPGKDGLPGHPGQRGEVGFQGKTGPPGPPGVVGPQGAAGETGPMGERGHPGPPGPPGEQGLTGTAGKEGTKGDPGPPGAPGKDGPAGLRGFPGERGLPGTAGGLGLKGNEGPAGPPGPAGSPGERGAAGSGGPIGPPGRPGPQGPPGAAGEKGVPGEKGPIGPTGRDGVQGPVGLPGPAGPPGVAGEDGDKGEVGDPGQKGTKGNKGEHGPPGPPGPLGPVGQPGAAGADGEPGARGPQGHFGAKGDEGTRGFNGPPGPIGLQGLPGPSGEKGETGDVGPMGPPGPPGPRGPAGPNGADGPQGPPGGVGNLGPPGEKGEPGESGSPGVQGEPGVKGPRGERGEKGESGQPGEAGPPGPKGPTGDDGPKGNPGPVGFPGDPGPPGEGGPRGQDGAKGDRGEDGEPGQPGSPGPTGENGPPGPLGKRGPAGMPGPEGRQGEKGAKGDPGAVGAPGKTGPVGPAGPAGKTGPDGLRGLPGSVGQQGRPGATGQAGPPGPVGPPGLPGLRGDVGAKGEKGHPGLIGLIGPPGEQGEKGDRGLPGPQGSAGQKGETGIPGASGPIGPGGPPGLPGPAGPKGAKGATGPAGPKGEKGIQGPPGHPGPPGEVIQPLPIQMPKKTRRSVDGSRLMQEDEAIPAGGAPGSAGGLEEIFGSLDSLREEIEQMRRPTGTQDSPARTCQDLKLCHPELPDGEYWVDPNQGCARDAFRVFCNFTAGGETCVTPRDDVTQFSYVDSEGSPIGVVQLTFLRLLSVSAHQDVSYPCLGVAREGPLKLRGANEDELSLETSPYVKEFRDGCQTQQGRTVLEVRTPVLEQLPVLDASFSDLGAPPRRGGVLLGPVCFMG, translated from the exons ATGCTGCCACGCGGCTGGCTCTGGGGAGCACTGGGGCTGGCTGCCAACCGGACGGCCGCTGGACAGGCTGGGATCAGGTGTCTGAGGCGGGAGCCAACTCTTTGCATTCCTGCCTCACCCCTCCCCCTCTGGCCAGCAGGGCTCCCCTGGGACCCCGGTGTCCACACCCcaatcttttccttcttttttctcaggATCCAGAAGTCCTGGGACCTAG GTGTACCCCCTGTGGATGTGCTCAGGGCCCTGAGGTTTCCCTCCCTTCCTGATGGCGTCCGGAGGGCCAGAGGCATCTGTCCGGCTGATGTGGCCTACCGAGTGTCCCGACCTGCCCAGCTCAGTGCACCCACCCGCCAGCTCTTTCCAG GAGGTTTTCCCAAAGATTTCTCATTGCTGACTGCTGTCCGGACCCGTCCTGGCCTTCAGGCTCCCCTCCTGACACTCTACAGTGCCCAGGGTGTTCAACAGCTGGGCCTGGAGCTTGGCCGACCCTTCCGCTTCCTGTATGAGGACCAGACTGGACGGCCTCAACCCCCAGCTCAGCCAGTCTTCCGAGGCCTCAGCCTAGCAGATGGCAA GTGGCACCGTGTGGCTGTGGCTGTGAAGGGCCAGTCTGTCACTCTCATAGTTGACTGCAAGAAGCGAGTCACCCGGCCTCTCCCCCGAAGTGCTCGTCCACTGTTGGACACCCATGGAGTGATTATCTTTGGTGCCCGTATCCTGGATGAAGAAGTGTTTGAG GGTGACATCCAGGAGCTTGTCATTGTCCCAGGGGTACAAGCTGCCTATGAATCCTGTGAACAGAAGGAGCTGGAGTGTGAGGGGGCTTGGAGGGAGAAACCTCAGAAACACAGAGCCCAGAGATCTCCAAAGCAGCAGCCATCAAGACTTCATAGGCCACAAAACCAGGAACCTCAGCAACAG TCCACTGAGTCTTTCTACTATAACTACGAGACCCCCTATTACGATGTGATGACTACAGAGACGACCCCTGATTATCAG GACCCCACCCCAGGTGAAGAGGAAggaatcctggaatcaagtcccttGCCATCCCCTGAGGAG GAGCAGACAGATCTCCAGGTCCCCTCCACAGCCGACAGGTTCCTGACAGAGGAATATGGGGAGGGTGGCACAGACCCCCCAGCAGGGCCCTACGATTACACCTATGGCTATGGGGATGATTATCGTGAGGAGACGGAGCTTGGCCCTGCCTTGTCTGCGGAGACAGCCCCCTTGGGAGCC GCTGCCCGCGGACCCCGAGGGctgaagggagagaagggagaaccCGCGGTGCTGGAGCCT GGAATGCTAGTCGAGGGGCCTCCTGGCCCAGAAGGCCCTGCG GGGTTGATTGGTCCCCCTGGCATCCAGGGCAACCCAGGCCCAGTTGGAGACCCTGGCGAGAGG GGCCCCCCTGGCCGGGCAGGACTCCCTGGATCAGATGGGGCACCTGGCCCTCCTGGCACATCTCTTATGCTCCCA TTCCGGTTTGGCAGTGGTGGGGGTGACAAGGGTCCTGTGgtggcagcccaggaggctcaggcCCAGGCGATTCTGCAGCAGGCACGG CTGGCGCTCCGGGGACCCCCTGGCCCCATGGGATACACAGGCCGCCCTGGACCCTTG GGACAACCTGGGAGCCCTGGCCTGAAGGGAGAATCTGGAGACCTAGGACCTCAG ggccccagaGGACCTCAAGGCCTCACAGGCCCTCCTGGCAAGGCTGGGCGAAGG GGCCGAGCAGGTGCTGATGGAGCCCGAGGAATGCCTGGAGAGCCTGGAGTGAAG GGTGACCGAGGTTTTGATGGACTCCCAGGGCTACCTGGAGAGAAGGGACACAGG GGTGATACTGGTGCCCAGGGCCTTCCTGGCCCACCCGGTGAGGATGGAGAGCGG ggagaTGATGGGGAGATTGGGCCTCGGGGACTGCCTGGAGAGTCG GGACCTCGAGGTCTCCTGGGCCCCAAAGGCCCACCTGGTATTCCTGGACCCCCG GGAGTCCGAGGCATGGATGGTCCCCATGGTCCCAAAGGGAGCTTG GGACCCCAGGGAGAGCCAGGACCTCCTGGACAACAGGGCACTCCTGGAACCCAG GGTCTTCCCGGCCCCCAGGGTGCCATTGGCCCTCATGGAGAGAAA GGTCCTCGAGGGAAACCAGGGCTCCCTGGCATGCCTGGCTCAGATGGACCTCCG GGTCACCCTGGGAAGGAAGGTCCCCCTGGAACCAAAGGAAACCAG ggTCCATCTGGACCTCAGGGTCCTCTAGGATACCCAGGACCTCGAGGCGTTAAG GGTGTGGATGGAATTCGTGGTCTAAAGGGTCATAAGGGTGAAAAG GGCGAGGATGGCTTTCCCGGGTTCAAAGGGGACATGGGTGTGAAAGGTGACAGG GGAGAGGTTGGAGTTCCTGGTTCCAGGGGCGAAGATGGACCTGAGGGGCCGAAGGGGCGTACTGGACCCACTGGAGACCCTGGCCCACCGGGGCTCATGGGTGAAAAG GGCAAGTTAGGTGTTCCTGGTCTGCCCGGCTACCCTGGACGCCAGGGTCCCAAG GGGTCTCTGGGATTTCCTGGTTTTCCCGGCGCCAGTGGAGAGAAGGGAGCCCGG GGCCTGTCGGGGAAATCAGGGCCTCGGGGAGAGCGGGGCCCCACG GGTCCACGGGGTCAGCGGGGACCCCGAGGTGCCACTGGGAAGTCTGGAGCTAAG GGAACATCAGGTGGTGACGGCCCCCATGGACCCCCTGGAGAAAGG GGTCTCCCTGGACCCCAAGGCCCCAATGGATTTCCTGGCCCCAAAGGACCTCCG GGTCCCCCTGGGAAGGATGGGCTGCCGGGACACCCAGGCCAGAGAGGAGAAGTG gGTTTCCAAGGGAAGACTGGCCCCCCTGGCCCTCCAGGGGTGGTGGGACCTCAG ggagcagcaggagagacGGGGCCCATGGGGGAGCGAGGTcacccagggcccccaggacCCCCTGGAGAGCAGGGACTGACTGGAACAGCTGGAAAAGAAGGGACAAAG ggtgatcctggtcccccaggggccccagggaagGATGGACCTGCTGGTCTGAGGGGCTTCCCGGGAGAGAGAGGCCTCCCCGGCACTGCC GGTGGACTCGGTTTGAAGGGAAACGAAGGTCCGGCTGGTCCCCCTGGCCCTGCA GGCTCCCCTGGGGAGCGAGGTGCAGCAGGATCTGGGGGACCCATTGGCCCCCCAGGGCGACCAGGCCCACAGGGTCCCCCTGGAGCCGCAGGAGAGAAAGGTGTCCCG GGTGAGAAAGGCCCCATTGGTCCAACTGGCCGAGATGGGGTACAGGGTCCCGTGGGGCTCCCTGGCCCTGCTGGACCCCCGGGCGTGGCAGGAGAGGATGGAGACAAG GGTGAGGTGGGAGATCCCGGACAGAAGGGCACTAAAGGGAATAAGGGTGAACAT ggccctcctggaccccctgggcccctgggtcCTGTGGGGCAGCCTGGAGCAGCG GGAGCAGATGGGGAGCCCGGAGCTCGGGGACCCCAGGGACACTTCGGGGCCAAAGGCGATGAAGGAACAAGAGGATTCAATGGGCCCCCGGGACCCATTGGCCTGCAA GGTTTGCCAGGCCCCTCGGGTGAGAAGGGAGAAACCGGAGATGTGGGCCCTATG GGACCACCCGGCCCCCCAGGACCTAGAGGCCCAGCTGGACCCAATGGAGCTGAT GGCCCACAAGGTCCCCCAGGAGGTGTTGGGAACCTGGGTCCCCCTGGAGAGAAG GGGGAGCCAGGAGAGTCAGGATCTCCAGGGGTCCAGGGTGAGCCAGGTGTCAAG GGTCCACGCGGGGAGCGTGGGGAGAAAGGAGAGTCCGGGCAACCAGGAGAGGCAGGACCACCAGGGCCCAAAGGCCCCACCGGTGATGATGGCCCCAAAGGGAACCCT GGTCCTGTTGGTTTTCCTGGTGATCCTGGCCCTCCTGGAGAAGGCGGCCCTCGG GGCCAGGATGGTGCGAAGGGTGACCGAGGAGAAGATGGCGAGCCAGGACAGCCT GGATCTCCTGGTCCCACTGGGGAGAATGGACCCCCTGGACCACTTGGAAAGCGG GGTCCTGCTGGCATGCCTGGTCCTGAGGGGCGGCAAGGAGAGAAGGGAGCCAAG GGGGATCCTGGTGCTGTGGGTGCCCCAGGGAAGACAGGCCCTGTGGGTCCAGCAGGACCAGCGGGGAAAACTGGTCCTGATGGTCTCAGGGGACTCCCAGGCTCAGTG GGTCAGCAAGGCCGTCCTGGGGCCACAGGCCAGGCTGGACCTCCAGGTCCTGTG ggacccccaGGGCTTCCTGGCCTCCGGGGTGATGTTGGAGCCAAGGGCGAGAAG GGTCACCCAGGTCTCATCGGACTGATTGGTCCCCCTggagagcagggagagaagggTGATCGGGGACTTCCTGGCCCTCAGGGCTCTGCTGGACAGAAGGGAGAGACG GGTATCCCAGGAGCATCTGGCCCTATTGGTCCTGGagggcctcctggcctcccc GGACCTGCTGGCCCCAAAGGAGCCAAAGGAGCCACA GGCCCAGCTGGACCCAAGGGCGAGAAGGGCATCCAGGGTCCTCCAGGACACCCG ggccccccaggCGAAGTGATCCAGCCCCTGCCCATCCAGATGCCCAAGAAGACTCGGCGCTCGGTGGATGGAAGCCGCCTGATGCAGGAGGACGAGGCCATACCGGCTGGGGGCGCTCCGGGCAGTGCTGGGGGGCTGGAGGAGATTTTTGGTTCCCTCGACTCCCTGCGGGAGGAGATTGAGCAGATGAGGCGGCCGACAGGGACCCAGGACAGCCCTGCCCGCACCTGCCAGGACCTGAAGCTCTGCCACCCAGAGCTGCCTGATG GAGAGTACTGGGTTGACCCCAACCAGGGCTGTGCTCGGGATGCCTTCCGGGTTTTCTGCAATTTTACAGCAGGAGGGGAAACGTGTGTGACTCCCAGAGATGATGTCACGCAA TTCTCTTACGTGGACTCAGAGGGCTCCCCGATTGGTGTGGTCCAGCTTACCTTCCTGCGGCTGCTCAGCGTCTCAGCCCACCAAGATGTCTCCTACCCATGCTTGGGGGTGGCCCGAGAGGGTCCCCTGAAGCTCCGGGGGGCCAATGAGGATGAGCTG